The following are encoded in a window of Megalops cyprinoides isolate fMegCyp1 chromosome 16, fMegCyp1.pri, whole genome shotgun sequence genomic DNA:
- the LOC118791620 gene encoding lysosome-associated membrane glycoprotein 2-like isoform X1, which produces MFRFSCLAMFLVLGSEIEKAYTTEVTVKDKDDKLCLYANLMVNFTVTYEVVGKSNNTVEFQLPDVVNASGSSCGTDNSTLKLSFGNGHSWTINFTKEKDMYKADNIVLTYNLSDDSIFKNASSNGTVSVKFTPSIANVVVDTYYSCKSQDTVENDAVKQTLWNVALQAFVTNGSKSENETVCAKDKASTTQMPTTTTAATTVITATTAPPPVPPPSAGTYNLSAAGNGTICLLASMGLQISYNDSLDFQKVNLEPNKTTVTGACGSNNSIAALVLTSEKVAVAFTFIEEGKKFLLHAVNVTVKHINGTSFSAANTNLSLWQATLGSSYMCNKEQTQNITDTLSLYTLKLQVQPFEVKNDKFSTAEECFLDADLSFLVPIAVGMALGFLIVLVLISYLIGRRKSRTGYQSV; this is translated from the exons AAATCGAGAAGGCATATACCACAGAAGTGACAGTCAAAGACAAAGACGATAAATTGTGCCTTTATGCTAATCTGATGGTTAACTTTACTGTCACATATGAAGTGGTTGGAAAATCT AACAACACAGTTGAATTTCAACTGCCTGATGTTGTGAATGCAAGTGGGAGCTCATGTGGCACTGATAACTCCACGTTAAAGCTCAGTTTTGGAAACGGCCACTCCTGGACAATCAATTTCACAAAGGAGAAAGACATGTACAAAGCAGACAACATCGTTCTCACCTACAATCTTTCAGATGACAGCATCTTTAAGAACGCCTCTTCAAATG GTACAGTGTCAGTGAAATTCACCCCTTCGATTGCCAATGTGGTCGTGGACACCTACTACTCCTGCAAGAGTCAAGATACTGTTGAAAACGATGCAGTCAAACAGACATTATGGAATGTCGCTTTGCAGGCTTTTGTTACCAATGGGAGCAAAAGTGAAAATG AAACTGTGTGTGCCAAAGACAAAGCCAGCACCACCCAAATGCCGACAACTACCACTGCCGCCACCACCGTCATAACGGCAACAACTGCTCCACCACCAGTGCCCCCACCCAGCGCTGGCACTTACAACCTGAGCGCGGCGGGCAATGGCACCATCTGTCTGCTGGCCTCCATGGGACTGCAAATCAGCTACAACGATAGCCTG GATTTCCAGAAAGTCAACCTTGAGCCGAACAAGACCACAGTGACAGGGGCGTGTGGGAGTAATAACAGCATTGCTGCCCTCGTGCTGACATCTGAAAAAGTGGCTGTAGCGTTCACGTTCATCGAG GAAGGAAAGAAATTCCTCCTGCATGCAGTGAATGTCACGGTGAAACATATTAATG GAACTTCCTTCAGCGCAGCCAACACCAACCTGTCACTCTGGCAGGCCACTCTCGGCAGCTCCTACATGTGCAACAAGGAGCAGACGCAAAACATCACGGACACCCTGTCCCTCTACACCCTCAAGCTGCAGGTGCAGCCCTTTGAGGTGAAGAATGACAAATTCTCCACAG CCGAGGAGTGCTTCTTGGATGCTGATCTGAGCTTTCTTGTTCCTATTGCTGTGGGCATGGCTTTGGGCTTCCTAATTGTCCTTGTGCTTATCTCTTACCTGATTGGAAGGAGGAAGAGTCGCACTGGGTACCAGTCTGTATAA
- the LOC118791620 gene encoding lysosome-associated membrane glycoprotein 2-like isoform X2 — translation MFRFSCLAMFLVLGSEIEKAYTTEVTVKDKDDKLCLYANLMVNFTVTYEVVGKSNNTVEFQLPDVVNASGSSCGTDNSTLKLSFGNGHSWTINFTKEKDMYKADNIVLTYNLSDDSIFKNASSNGTVSVKFTPSIANVVVDTYYSCKSQDTVENDAVKQTLWNVALQAFVTNGSKSENETVCAKDKASTTQMPTTTTAATTVITATTAPPPVPPPSAGTYNLSAAGNGTICLLASMGLQISYNDSLDFQKVNLEPNKTTVTGACGSNNSIAALVLTSEKVAVAFTFIEEGKKFLLHAVNVTVKHINGTSFSAANTNLSLWQATLGSSYMCNKEQTQNITDTLSLYTLKLQVQPFEVKNDKFSTAHECSLDDTSILIPIIVGAALAGLIFIVVIAYLIGRRRTYVGYQTL, via the exons AAATCGAGAAGGCATATACCACAGAAGTGACAGTCAAAGACAAAGACGATAAATTGTGCCTTTATGCTAATCTGATGGTTAACTTTACTGTCACATATGAAGTGGTTGGAAAATCT AACAACACAGTTGAATTTCAACTGCCTGATGTTGTGAATGCAAGTGGGAGCTCATGTGGCACTGATAACTCCACGTTAAAGCTCAGTTTTGGAAACGGCCACTCCTGGACAATCAATTTCACAAAGGAGAAAGACATGTACAAAGCAGACAACATCGTTCTCACCTACAATCTTTCAGATGACAGCATCTTTAAGAACGCCTCTTCAAATG GTACAGTGTCAGTGAAATTCACCCCTTCGATTGCCAATGTGGTCGTGGACACCTACTACTCCTGCAAGAGTCAAGATACTGTTGAAAACGATGCAGTCAAACAGACATTATGGAATGTCGCTTTGCAGGCTTTTGTTACCAATGGGAGCAAAAGTGAAAATG AAACTGTGTGTGCCAAAGACAAAGCCAGCACCACCCAAATGCCGACAACTACCACTGCCGCCACCACCGTCATAACGGCAACAACTGCTCCACCACCAGTGCCCCCACCCAGCGCTGGCACTTACAACCTGAGCGCGGCGGGCAATGGCACCATCTGTCTGCTGGCCTCCATGGGACTGCAAATCAGCTACAACGATAGCCTG GATTTCCAGAAAGTCAACCTTGAGCCGAACAAGACCACAGTGACAGGGGCGTGTGGGAGTAATAACAGCATTGCTGCCCTCGTGCTGACATCTGAAAAAGTGGCTGTAGCGTTCACGTTCATCGAG GAAGGAAAGAAATTCCTCCTGCATGCAGTGAATGTCACGGTGAAACATATTAATG GAACTTCCTTCAGCGCAGCCAACACCAACCTGTCACTCTGGCAGGCCACTCTCGGCAGCTCCTACATGTGCAACAAGGAGCAGACGCAAAACATCACGGACACCCTGTCCCTCTACACCCTCAAGCTGCAGGTGCAGCCCTTTGAGGTGAAGAATGACAAATTCTCCACAG ctcaTGAATGTTCATTGGATGACACCAGCATCTTAATCCCAATCATTGTTGGTGCAGCTTTGGCAGGCTTGATTTTCATTGTAGTGATTGCTTACCTGATTGGTAGAAGAAGGACCTACGTGGGATATCAGACCCTCTAA